In Aricia agestis chromosome 16, ilAriAges1.1, whole genome shotgun sequence, one genomic interval encodes:
- the LOC121735032 gene encoding glutenin, high molecular weight subunit 12-like, with protein sequence MNAESEPSKGQEPSKGQELSKGQEPSKGQEPSKGQEPSKGQEPSKGQEPSKGQEPSKGQEPSKGQEPSKGQEPSKGQEPSEGQEPSKGQEPYKGQQLSKGQEPWKGQELWKEQEPWKGQES encoded by the exons atgaacGCCGAGAGC GAGCCCTCTAAGGGACAGGAGCCCTCTAAGGGACAGGAGCTCTCTAAGGGACAGGAGCCCTCTAAGGGACAGGAGCCCTCTAAGGGACAGGAGCCCTCTAAGGGACAGGAGCCCTCTAAGGGACAGGAGCCCTCTAAGGGACAGGAGCCCTCTAAGGGACAGGAGCCCTCTAAGGGACAGGAGCCCTCTAAGGGACAGGAGCCCTCTAAGGGACAGGAGCCCTCTGAGGGACAGGAGCCCTCTAAGGGACAGGAGCCCTATAAGGGACAGCAGCTCTCTAAAGGACAGGAGCCCTGGAAGGGACAGGAGCTTTGGAAGGAACAGGAGCCCTGGAAGGGACAGGAGTCTTAA